The following are from one region of the Paenibacillus sp. KS-LC4 genome:
- a CDS encoding glycosyltransferase family 4 protein, whose amino-acid sequence MENILYIQPYASHVGGVDTVLLQLVQGLDQAKYKPYVVLPEWSPYVEKYEASGATVLFAALAVFGKPTDALYYFRNTVKLVKSMRALQKIVKQYHIKLIHSHKMEVIGGNIVGKMLGIPTLQTVHELPRKPLIAYKFVGYLDHLFNDRIIVLCERSKIMFQWGGHTSKKLIKIHNGIEVTAPSADLMSSETAHSLLREELSLAETDRIVITVARLSPMKGIEYLLKAAHLMKRKKVEQNLHFVIVGDVAFDTDQEYKQGLLAMAKQYKLGNVHFLGMRRDVADLLQQADLFVLPSVYDIFPTVLLEAMAASLPIVATDVGGVPEMLNGANGLLVPPQDELALQKAITSIFEQNYKLMGEEGYSLLQQSFTREQYVKRTTAVYEELLSIG is encoded by the coding sequence GTGGAAAATATTTTGTACATTCAGCCATATGCAAGCCATGTTGGCGGTGTGGACACAGTGCTGCTGCAACTGGTTCAAGGTCTGGATCAAGCGAAATACAAGCCATATGTGGTGCTGCCGGAATGGAGTCCTTATGTGGAAAAATACGAGGCGAGCGGAGCAACAGTGCTGTTCGCAGCCCTCGCCGTCTTCGGCAAGCCGACTGACGCGCTTTATTATTTTCGCAATACGGTTAAATTGGTCAAGTCGATGCGGGCGCTGCAAAAAATCGTCAAGCAATATCATATTAAGCTCATTCATTCGCATAAAATGGAAGTCATTGGCGGCAATATTGTCGGTAAAATGCTCGGTATTCCGACGCTGCAAACCGTCCATGAGCTGCCAAGGAAGCCGCTGATTGCCTATAAATTTGTCGGCTATTTGGACCATCTGTTCAATGACCGCATTATCGTCTTATGCGAACGCAGCAAAATTATGTTTCAGTGGGGGGGCCATACATCAAAGAAGCTGATTAAAATACATAATGGCATTGAGGTGACGGCGCCCTCTGCGGACCTCATGTCTAGTGAAACGGCTCACAGCTTGCTGCGCGAGGAGCTGAGCTTAGCCGAGACAGACCGCATCGTCATTACGGTGGCAAGGCTGTCACCGATGAAAGGCATTGAGTATTTGCTCAAGGCGGCGCATCTGATGAAGCGGAAAAAAGTCGAGCAAAACCTTCATTTTGTCATCGTAGGCGATGTTGCCTTTGATACGGATCAGGAGTATAAGCAAGGCTTGCTCGCCATGGCTAAGCAATACAAGCTAGGCAATGTCCATTTCCTCGGCATGCGCAGAGATGTTGCCGATTTGCTGCAGCAGGCGGATTTGTTCGTGCTGCCGTCGGTCTATGATATTTTTCCAACGGTGCTGCTGGAGGCGATGGCGGCTTCGCTGCCGATCGTAGCGACCGATGTTGGCGGCGTGCCCGAAATGCTGAATGGGGCGAATGGACTGCTCGTTCCGCCGCAGGATGAGCTGGCGCTTCAAAAGGCGATAACGAGCATTTTTGAACAAAATTACAAGCTGATGGGGGAAGAAGGCTACTCGCTGCTCCAGCAATCCTTCACCCGGGAGCAATATGTGAAACGAACGACGGCGGTTTATGAGGAGTTGTTAAGCATCGGATGA
- a CDS encoding glycosyltransferase family 4 protein gives MKPNIVFVINYFYPDFASTGQLLTELCLYLQDDFNITVIAAQSEQGEKEAEARGDKSRIVYDRLEDIQIIRIRLPKVDKRNKLSRLRYIASYFFHANIQLLKQKNVHFIYTISQPPILGGLIGTIGKTLKRSKHIYNIQDFNPEQAAAAGYMSNKAVLGLARWVDTLNCKYADHIITVGYDMQDTLLKRFASRRVTDNTVINNWTNEEEIIPLSKEHPQVQAFLRKHHWQNKFVIMYSGNLGLYYDLENLVELASRFRDYPNVLFAFIGEGAVKKQMQDYVQREGLANVAFLPFQPKEQLRYSLNAADVHLVVNQKGIKGVSVPSKIYGVMAAGKPVLGVLEQGSEACRIIEESGCGIVAEPQQYTEIARKLNAMIELGGVELEELGLSGRDYLEEHLRKEISLNKYRKLLLSI, from the coding sequence ATGAAGCCTAATATCGTATTCGTAATCAATTATTTTTATCCTGATTTTGCTTCTACGGGGCAGCTGCTAACGGAGCTTTGCTTATATTTGCAGGATGATTTCAACATTACGGTCATCGCGGCACAGTCCGAGCAGGGCGAGAAGGAAGCGGAGGCAAGGGGAGACAAAAGCCGCATCGTTTATGATCGTTTGGAGGATATTCAAATAATCCGCATCCGGCTGCCGAAGGTGGATAAAAGAAACAAGCTAAGTAGGCTGCGTTATATTGCATCCTACTTTTTTCATGCCAATATTCAGCTGCTGAAGCAGAAAAACGTTCATTTCATTTATACGATATCGCAGCCGCCGATTTTGGGCGGACTCATCGGAACGATTGGCAAGACGCTTAAGCGCTCCAAGCATATTTACAATATTCAGGATTTCAACCCTGAGCAGGCGGCAGCCGCAGGCTATATGAGCAATAAAGCGGTGCTGGGATTGGCGCGCTGGGTGGATACGCTGAATTGCAAATACGCCGATCATATTATTACCGTTGGTTATGATATGCAGGATACGCTGCTTAAACGTTTTGCCAGCCGGAGGGTGACGGACAATACGGTCATCAACAACTGGACGAATGAGGAGGAAATTATTCCGCTGTCCAAGGAGCATCCTCAGGTGCAAGCGTTCCTTCGCAAGCATCATTGGCAAAATAAATTCGTTATTATGTATTCCGGGAATTTAGGTCTTTATTATGACTTGGAAAATTTGGTTGAGCTTGCGAGCCGGTTTCGCGATTATCCGAATGTGCTCTTCGCCTTCATTGGCGAAGGCGCTGTTAAGAAGCAGATGCAGGACTATGTGCAGCGGGAGGGACTGGCGAACGTAGCTTTTTTACCTTTTCAGCCGAAGGAGCAGCTTCGTTATTCGCTTAATGCGGCGGATGTGCATCTCGTCGTGAATCAGAAGGGCATTAAGGGCGTGTCGGTGCCGAGCAAAATTTATGGCGTCATGGCCGCTGGCAAGCCGGTTTTAGGGGTGCTGGAGCAGGGCAGCGAGGCGTGCCGGATTATTGAAGAGAGCGGCTGCGGCATCGTTGCGGAGCCTCAGCAATATACGGAGATTGCGCGAAAGCTGAATGCGATGATCGAGCTTGGCGGCGTAGAGCTGGAGGAGCTGGGACTCAGTGGCCGAGATTACTTGGAGGAGCATTTGCGAAAGGAAATATCGCTTAATAAGTATCGCAAGCTGCTGCTTTCCATATAA
- a CDS encoding WcaF family extracellular polysaccharide biosynthesis acetyltransferase, with translation MKNLIRLDQYEQAGYSRGRSGAYVLLWWLIQGTLFRFSLHNMYAWRSLLLRLFGANIGKDVLIRSTAKFTYPWKVSIGDFSWIGDHVQFYSLDEIVVGSHCVISQNAYLCTGSHKINDPAFSLEVRPIVIKDGAWVASDVFVYPGVTLHEMAVAAARSTVLKSIPANEIHAGYPAQYLRDRFVKEVMA, from the coding sequence ATGAAAAATCTCATTCGCTTGGACCAGTATGAGCAGGCTGGCTATTCAAGGGGCAGAAGCGGCGCTTATGTTTTGCTGTGGTGGCTCATTCAAGGCACGCTGTTCCGATTCTCCCTGCACAATATGTACGCGTGGCGAAGCCTTCTGCTTCGTCTGTTTGGCGCGAATATCGGCAAGGACGTCTTAATTCGTTCAACGGCGAAGTTCACATATCCTTGGAAGGTCAGCATTGGCGACTTTTCCTGGATCGGTGATCATGTCCAGTTTTATAGCTTGGATGAAATTGTTGTGGGCAGCCACTGCGTCATTTCGCAAAATGCTTATTTATGCACAGGCAGTCATAAAATCAATGATCCTGCTTTTTCGCTGGAGGTTCGGCCAATTGTCATTAAAGACGGCGCTTGGGTGGCAAGCGATGTATTCGTTTATCCCGGCGTCACCTTGCATGAAATGGCCGTTGCGGCAGCTAGAAGCACGGTGCTGAAAAGCATCCCGGCCAATGAAATTCATGCCGGTTATCCGGCACAATATTTAAGAGACCGATTCGTGAAAGAGGTCATGGCATGA